The proteins below are encoded in one region of Belonocnema kinseyi isolate 2016_QV_RU_SX_M_011 chromosome 5, B_treatae_v1, whole genome shotgun sequence:
- the LOC117173851 gene encoding secreted RxLR effector protein 161-like, which produces MEDNNSYRRLIGKLLYIAVNTGPDISAIVSILCQHNIGATKTDWDEAKRTDLYLKGTKELKPKLGDTKDSNKEFLIGYADTDWVENRSDRKSNSGYLFQSEEATISRALKKQDSFFNGGRIHCFCRSK; this is translated from the coding sequence ATGGAAGATAATAACTCCTATCGAAGACTCATAGGAAAACTCCTATATATAGCAGTTAACACGGGACCAGACATTTCAGCCATTGTGTCCATTTTGTGTCAACACAACATTGGAGCCACAAAAACTGACTGGGATGAAGCAAAAAGGACTGATTTATACCTCAAaggaacaaaagaattaaaacctAAACTCGGAGATACCAAGGACAGCAATAAAGAATTTCTGATTGGATATGCAGATACAGACTGGGTTGAAAACAGAAGTGACAGGAAATCCAACAGTGGATATTTGTTTCAATCTGAAGAAGCAACGATAAGTAGGGCTTTAAAGAAACAGGACTCTTTCTTTAACGGAGGCAGAATACATTGTTTTTGCAGAAGCAAGTAA